The proteins below come from a single Pseudarthrobacter sp. SSS035 genomic window:
- a CDS encoding aldo/keto reductase: protein MTYRRAGRSGLKLPALSLGLWQNFGHTRTLETQRAIVRRAFDLGVTHFDLANRYGPPHGSAERTFGQLLAHDLKPYRDEIIVSTKAGHAMHNGPYGDGGSRKHILSSLNASLNRMGLDYVDIFYSHRPDHDTPIEETMGALATAVQQGKALYVGISNYTPEQTRAAAEALAVHKVPLLIHQPSYSMFNRHIEAGLLAVLDEVGAGSIVFSPLAQGLLTDRYFDGTIPTGSRASAGHLFTDGRVGETYLGRARALNDIASGRGQTLAQLALTWVLRHPQVTSALIGASSVAQLEQNVAALEAPVLSIEEIIAIDEHAVAGTGR from the coding sequence ATGACCTACCGCCGCGCCGGACGCAGCGGGCTGAAACTGCCTGCCCTTTCCCTCGGGCTATGGCAAAATTTCGGCCACACACGCACCTTGGAGACACAGCGGGCCATCGTGCGGCGCGCCTTCGATCTCGGCGTCACGCACTTTGACCTGGCCAACAGGTACGGCCCGCCGCACGGATCCGCAGAACGGACGTTCGGCCAGCTACTCGCGCACGACTTGAAACCCTACCGGGACGAAATTATCGTCTCCACGAAAGCCGGCCATGCCATGCACAACGGCCCCTACGGTGATGGGGGATCCCGCAAGCACATCCTGTCATCCCTGAACGCCAGCCTGAACCGCATGGGCCTGGACTACGTCGACATCTTCTACAGCCACCGGCCAGACCACGACACCCCCATTGAAGAAACGATGGGAGCACTGGCCACGGCCGTCCAGCAAGGCAAGGCCCTGTACGTGGGCATCTCGAACTACACGCCGGAACAGACCAGGGCCGCCGCCGAAGCGCTGGCCGTGCACAAGGTGCCGCTGTTGATCCACCAGCCGAGCTACTCCATGTTCAACCGCCACATCGAAGCCGGCCTGCTGGCGGTGCTGGACGAGGTGGGTGCGGGGAGCATCGTCTTCTCCCCGCTAGCGCAGGGTCTGCTCACGGATCGCTACTTCGATGGCACCATCCCGACCGGCTCCCGGGCATCCGCCGGCCATCTCTTCACCGACGGCCGGGTCGGTGAAACCTATCTCGGCCGTGCACGGGCCCTCAACGACATCGCCAGCGGCCGCGGCCAGACACTGGCCCAGCTGGCCCTGACCTGGGTCCTGCGCCACCCCCAAGTAACCTCGGCCCTGATCGGCGCAAGCTCGGTCGCCCAGCTGGAACAAAACGTCGCCGCGCTGGAAGCACCGGTCCTCTCGATTGAGGAGATCATCGCCATCGATGAGCATGCCGTCGCCGGAACGGGGCGTTGA